A region of Streptomyces sp. TG1A-60 DNA encodes the following proteins:
- a CDS encoding bifunctional methylenetetrahydrofolate dehydrogenase/methenyltetrahydrofolate cyclohydrolase, giving the protein MSAQILDGKATAAAIKSDLTARVAALKERGVTPGLGTVLVGDDPGSQKYVAGKHRDCAQVGIASIQRELPGTATQEEIEAVVRELNEDPACTGYIVQLPLPTGIDENRVLELMDPDKDADGLHPMNLGRLVLNEPAPLPCTPHGILTLLRRYGVEIKGAEVVVVGRGVTIGRSMPLLLTRRSENATVTQCHTGTRDLSAHLKRADIIVAAAGSAHLVRPEDVKPGAAVLDVGVSRSAEGKIVGDVHPGVAEVAGWISPNPGGVGPMTRAQLLVNVVEAAERSAG; this is encoded by the coding sequence ATGAGCGCCCAGATTCTCGATGGCAAGGCCACCGCAGCCGCGATCAAGTCCGATCTGACCGCCCGCGTGGCGGCGTTGAAGGAGCGGGGCGTCACGCCCGGACTCGGCACGGTCCTGGTCGGCGACGACCCCGGCAGCCAGAAGTACGTAGCGGGCAAGCACCGCGACTGCGCGCAGGTCGGTATCGCCTCCATCCAGCGTGAGCTGCCCGGGACCGCCACGCAGGAGGAGATCGAGGCGGTGGTGCGGGAGCTCAACGAGGACCCCGCCTGCACCGGCTACATCGTCCAGCTGCCGCTCCCCACGGGCATCGACGAGAACCGCGTCCTCGAACTGATGGACCCCGACAAGGACGCCGACGGCCTCCACCCCATGAACCTCGGGCGCCTGGTCCTGAACGAGCCCGCGCCGCTGCCCTGCACCCCCCACGGCATCCTGACCCTCCTGCGCCGGTACGGCGTCGAGATCAAGGGCGCCGAGGTCGTGGTCGTCGGCCGCGGTGTCACCATCGGCCGCTCGATGCCGTTGCTTCTCACCCGGCGCAGCGAGAACGCGACCGTGACGCAGTGCCACACCGGCACCCGTGATCTGTCCGCGCACCTGAAGCGGGCGGACATCATCGTCGCCGCCGCCGGTTCGGCCCACCTGGTCCGGCCCGAGGACGTGAAGCCGGGCGCCGCCGTCCTCGACGTCGGTGTCTCCCGCTCCGCCGAGGGCAAGATCGTCGGCGACGTCCATCCCGGCGTCGCCGAGGTCGCCGGCTGGATCTCCCCCAACCCCGGCGGCGTAGGCCCCATGACCCGAGCCCAGCTGCTCGTCAACGTGGTCGAGGCGGCGGAGCGCAGTGCCGGCTGA
- a CDS encoding glycine hydroxymethyltransferase, with product MSAEPLSHESTAFRAALDVIRAVEPRVADAIGQEVADQREMLKLIASENYASPATLLAMGNWFSDKYAEGTIGRRFYAGCRNVDTVESLAAEHARELFGARHAYVQPHSGIDANLVAFWSVLADRVEVPFLAKAGARQVNDLSEADWAELRHAFGNQRMLGMSLDAGGHLTHGFRPNISGKMFDQRSYGTDPATGLIDYEALRTSARDFKPLIIVAGYSAYPRLVNFRIMREIADEVGATLMVDMAHFAGLVAGKVLTGDFDPVPHAQIVTTTTHKSLRGPRGGMVLCDESLKDQVDRGCPMVLGGPLPHVMAAKAVALAEARRPAFQDYAQRIVDNSRALAESLMRRGATLVTGGTDNHLNLIDVATSYGLTGRQAEAALLDSGIVTNRNAIPADPNGAWYTSGIRIGTPALTTRGLGTAEMDEVAGLIDRVLTTTEPGTTKSGAPSKAQHVFDAKVADEISRRATDLVAGFPLYPEIDLG from the coding sequence ATGTCAGCCGAGCCCCTTTCCCACGAGTCCACCGCCTTCCGTGCCGCACTCGACGTGATCCGCGCCGTCGAGCCGCGCGTGGCCGACGCCATCGGTCAGGAGGTCGCCGACCAGCGCGAGATGCTCAAGCTGATCGCCTCCGAGAACTACGCCTCCCCGGCCACCCTCCTGGCCATGGGCAACTGGTTCAGCGACAAGTACGCCGAGGGCACCATCGGCCGCCGCTTCTACGCCGGCTGCCGCAACGTCGACACGGTGGAGTCCCTCGCCGCCGAGCACGCGCGCGAGCTCTTCGGCGCCCGTCACGCCTACGTCCAGCCGCACTCCGGCATCGACGCCAACCTCGTCGCGTTCTGGTCCGTCCTCGCCGACCGCGTCGAGGTCCCGTTCCTGGCGAAGGCCGGCGCCCGCCAGGTCAACGACCTCTCCGAGGCCGACTGGGCCGAACTGCGCCATGCCTTCGGCAACCAGCGCATGCTCGGAATGTCCCTGGACGCCGGCGGCCACCTCACCCACGGCTTCCGCCCGAACATCTCCGGCAAGATGTTCGACCAGCGCTCCTACGGAACGGACCCCGCCACCGGCCTCATCGACTACGAGGCCCTGCGCACCTCCGCCCGTGACTTCAAGCCGCTGATCATCGTCGCCGGCTACTCCGCCTACCCCCGTCTCGTGAACTTCCGAATCATGCGCGAGATCGCCGACGAGGTCGGCGCCACGCTCATGGTGGACATGGCGCACTTCGCGGGCCTCGTCGCCGGCAAGGTCCTCACCGGCGACTTCGACCCCGTACCGCACGCCCAGATCGTCACCACGACCACCCACAAGTCGCTGCGCGGCCCGCGCGGCGGCATGGTCCTGTGCGACGAGTCCCTCAAGGACCAGGTCGACCGAGGCTGCCCGATGGTCCTCGGCGGCCCCCTCCCGCATGTCATGGCCGCCAAGGCCGTCGCCCTCGCCGAGGCCCGCCGGCCCGCCTTCCAGGACTACGCCCAGCGCATCGTCGACAACTCCCGTGCCCTCGCCGAGAGCCTGATGCGCCGGGGCGCCACCCTGGTCACCGGCGGCACCGACAACCACCTCAACCTCATCGACGTCGCCACCTCCTACGGCCTCACCGGCCGCCAGGCCGAGGCCGCGCTGCTCGACTCCGGCATCGTCACCAACCGCAACGCCATCCCGGCCGACCCGAACGGCGCCTGGTACACCTCCGGCATCCGCATCGGTACGCCCGCCCTGACCACGCGGGGCCTGGGCACCGCCGAGATGGACGAGGTCGCCGGTCTCATCGACCGCGTCCTCACCACCACCGAGCCCGGGACCACCAAGTCGGGCGCGCCCTCCAAAGCCCAGCACGTGTTCGACGCGAAGGTCGCCGACGAGATCTCCCGCCGAGCCACCGACCTCGTCGCCGGCTTCCCGCTGTACCCGGAGATCGACCTCGGCTGA
- a CDS encoding glutathionylspermidine synthase family protein, which translates to MERRTIEPRPGWQETVEEQGLIYPLTRHPDGSLRPYWDESAYYVFSLPEVEALEEVVEELHVMCLAAAEHIVAGDRFADLGITDPRLARLVAEAWRRRAELPSVYGRFDLRYDGTGPAKLLEYNADTPTSLVEAAGPQWFWMEERFPGADQWNSLHERLVDAWKKQSRLLPPGPLYFAHSAGDELGEDLMTVAYLKETAEQAGLDTDWISMEDIGWDRLSERFVDRKLRFIRSIFKLYPWEWLTTDRFAPHVLATLDNGGGTGTTMWIEPAWKMLLSNKALLAVLWELYPGHPNLLPAYLDGPRELATTTGYVAKPLLGREGAGVTLHDPGRAPVTREEPCCYQELAPLPTFDDNHVVLGAWVVEDASAGLGIRESSGLVTDEYARFLPHVIL; encoded by the coding sequence ATGGAACGCCGCACCATCGAACCCCGGCCGGGCTGGCAGGAGACCGTCGAGGAACAGGGGCTCATCTACCCGCTGACCCGCCACCCGGACGGTTCCCTGCGCCCGTACTGGGACGAGAGCGCGTACTACGTCTTCTCGCTCCCCGAGGTCGAGGCGCTGGAGGAGGTCGTCGAGGAACTGCACGTCATGTGCCTGGCCGCCGCCGAGCACATCGTGGCCGGGGACCGCTTCGCCGACCTCGGCATCACCGACCCGCGCCTCGCCCGCCTCGTCGCCGAGGCCTGGCGCCGCCGGGCCGAACTGCCGTCCGTCTACGGCCGCTTCGACCTGCGCTACGACGGGACCGGCCCCGCCAAGCTGCTGGAGTACAACGCCGACACCCCGACCTCGCTGGTCGAGGCGGCCGGCCCCCAGTGGTTCTGGATGGAGGAACGCTTCCCGGGCGCCGACCAGTGGAACTCCCTCCACGAACGCCTCGTCGACGCCTGGAAGAAGCAGTCCCGCCTCCTCCCACCCGGCCCCCTCTACTTCGCGCACTCCGCCGGCGACGAACTCGGGGAGGACCTGATGACGGTCGCGTATCTGAAGGAGACCGCCGAACAGGCCGGCCTCGACACCGACTGGATCTCCATGGAGGACATCGGCTGGGACCGCCTCTCCGAGCGCTTCGTCGACAGGAAGCTCCGCTTCATCCGCAGCATCTTCAAGCTCTACCCCTGGGAGTGGCTCACCACCGACCGCTTCGCCCCGCACGTCCTCGCCACCCTCGACAACGGCGGCGGCACCGGGACCACGATGTGGATCGAGCCCGCCTGGAAGATGCTCCTCAGCAACAAGGCCCTCCTCGCCGTCCTCTGGGAGCTGTACCCCGGTCACCCCAACCTCCTCCCCGCCTATCTCGACGGCCCCCGCGAACTGGCCACCACCACCGGCTACGTCGCCAAGCCCCTCCTCGGCCGCGAGGGCGCCGGCGTCACCCTCCACGACCCGGGCCGCGCCCCCGTCACCCGCGAAGAGCCCTGCTGCTACCAGGAGCTGGCCCCCCTCCCCACCTTCGACGACAACCACGTCGTCCTCGGCGCCTGGGTCGTCGAGGACGCCTCGGCAGGCCTCGGTATCCGCGAATCCTCGGGCCTGGTCACGGACGAGTACGCCCGCTTCCTCCCGCACGTGATCCTCTGA
- a CDS encoding DUF2690 domain-containing protein has protein sequence MPRWRALPDELDPQVREFAGQLRRLVDRSGLSIAAVADRTGYSKTSWERYLNGRLLAPKGAIVALAEVTGAHPVHLTTMWELAERAWSRSEMRHDMTMEAIRISQARAALGETGGQSTVRGGKSGSVSRSATATPGVAGPAGVSPTVPPQPQPPGEECTSRTSYGGSAAPPRPSIPSPSSPASSSSSSSVSSAPPYGGGSGSGAGAVAGGTPRVSWGAAPPSSSSAGLAGGPPSSSSPAHSAPSARVSAGAAVPGGAQVSGGVSTPSGVFGPSPGGGGGRRDDGDAPPRRRMTMFLAGAVGALVVIAAAFLLTNGDGRNEAEGKQPASSSTSAGTNPDLPAGVKCAGGDCAGKDPETMGCIGNLVRTTDEATVGTTRIEVRYSKTCQAAWARITGAAQGDEVEVTVGRTRRTAAVEAVGDSIAYTRMVAVKDTGEATACATLASGQKGCTG, from the coding sequence ATGCCTCGTTGGAGGGCCTTGCCCGATGAACTCGATCCACAGGTAAGGGAGTTCGCGGGCCAGCTGCGCCGGCTCGTCGACCGCAGTGGACTGAGTATCGCCGCGGTGGCCGACCGCACGGGCTACAGCAAGACGTCCTGGGAGCGGTATCTCAACGGCAGACTTCTCGCCCCGAAAGGCGCGATCGTCGCGTTGGCCGAGGTGACCGGCGCCCATCCCGTCCATCTGACCACCATGTGGGAGCTGGCCGAGCGGGCGTGGAGCCGTTCGGAGATGCGCCACGACATGACCATGGAAGCCATCCGTATCTCCCAGGCGCGCGCCGCGCTGGGCGAGACCGGCGGCCAGTCGACCGTCAGGGGCGGCAAGAGCGGCAGCGTGAGCCGCAGCGCGACCGCGACACCGGGTGTGGCGGGCCCCGCGGGCGTCTCCCCGACGGTTCCGCCGCAGCCGCAGCCACCGGGGGAGGAGTGCACCTCGCGCACGTCGTACGGGGGTTCGGCCGCGCCGCCCAGGCCGTCCATACCGTCACCGTCCTCGCCTGCCTCGTCCTCCTCCTCGTCTTCGGTATCCTCCGCCCCGCCGTACGGCGGCGGGAGCGGCAGTGGCGCGGGGGCCGTCGCCGGGGGCACGCCTCGCGTCAGCTGGGGGGCCGCCCCGCCTTCGTCGTCCTCGGCTGGTCTGGCCGGCGGACCACCGTCGTCGTCTTCTCCAGCTCACTCGGCGCCCTCGGCTCGCGTCTCCGCCGGTGCGGCCGTTCCCGGCGGCGCCCAGGTTTCCGGCGGCGTCTCAACCCCCTCCGGTGTCTTCGGCCCGTCGCCCGGCGGTGGCGGTGGCCGCCGCGACGACGGCGATGCGCCGCCCCGGCGGCGGATGACGATGTTCCTCGCGGGGGCCGTCGGCGCGCTTGTGGTGATCGCTGCGGCCTTCCTCCTCACCAACGGCGACGGCAGGAACGAGGCCGAGGGGAAGCAGCCGGCGTCCTCGTCGACGTCGGCCGGCACGAACCCCGACCTCCCGGCGGGCGTGAAATGCGCCGGCGGGGACTGCGCCGGCAAGGACCCGGAGACCATGGGCTGCATCGGCAACCTCGTACGGACCACCGACGAGGCCACGGTGGGCACCACGAGGATCGAGGTCCGATACAGCAAGACCTGCCAGGCCGCCTGGGCCCGCATCACCGGTGCCGCCCAGGGCGACGAGGTCGAGGTGACGGTCGGCAGGACCAGGCGGACCGCCGCCGTCGAAGCGGTCGGCGACAGCATCGCCTACACCCGGATGGTCGCCGTGAAGGACACGGGCGAGGCCACGGCCTGCGCGACGCTGGCCTCGGGGCAGAAGGGGTGCACGGGATAG
- a CDS encoding malate dehydrogenase has product MTRTPVNVTVTGAAGQIGYALLFRIASGQLLGADVPVKLRLLEITPALKAAEGTAMELDDCAFPLLQGIDITDDPNVAFDGANVGLLVGARPRTKGMERGDLLEANGGIFKPQGKAINDHAADDIRVLVVGNPANTNALIAQAAAPDVPAERFTAMTRLDHNRALTQLSKKTGAPVSEIKKLTIWGNHSATQYPDIFHATVAGKNAAEVVSDEKWLAEEFIPTVAKRGAAIIEARGASSAASAANAAIDHVHTWVNGTAEGDWASMGIPSDGSYGVAEGLISSFPVTVKDGKYEIVQGLEINEFSRARIDASVQELAEERDAVRALGLI; this is encoded by the coding sequence ATGACCCGCACTCCCGTGAACGTCACCGTCACCGGCGCGGCCGGCCAGATCGGTTACGCCCTGCTCTTCCGCATCGCCTCCGGCCAGCTGCTCGGCGCGGACGTGCCGGTCAAGCTCCGCCTGCTGGAGATCACGCCGGCGCTGAAGGCCGCCGAGGGCACCGCCATGGAGCTCGACGACTGCGCCTTCCCGCTCCTTCAGGGCATCGACATCACGGACGACCCGAACGTGGCCTTCGACGGCGCCAACGTGGGCCTGCTCGTCGGCGCCCGCCCCCGCACCAAGGGCATGGAGCGCGGCGACCTCCTGGAGGCCAACGGCGGCATCTTCAAGCCGCAGGGCAAGGCCATCAACGACCACGCCGCGGACGACATCAGGGTCCTCGTCGTCGGCAACCCGGCCAACACCAACGCCCTCATCGCCCAGGCCGCCGCGCCGGACGTACCGGCCGAGCGCTTCACCGCGATGACCCGTCTGGACCACAACCGCGCGCTGACGCAGCTGTCGAAGAAGACGGGCGCCCCCGTCTCCGAGATCAAGAAGCTCACGATCTGGGGCAACCACTCCGCCACGCAGTACCCGGACATCTTCCACGCCACGGTCGCCGGCAAGAACGCGGCCGAGGTCGTGAGCGACGAGAAGTGGCTGGCGGAGGAGTTCATCCCGACCGTCGCCAAGCGCGGCGCCGCCATCATCGAGGCCCGTGGCGCCTCGTCGGCCGCCTCCGCCGCCAACGCCGCCATCGACCACGTGCACACCTGGGTCAACGGCACCGCCGAGGGCGACTGGGCCTCCATGGGCATCCCGTCCGACGGTTCCTACGGTGTGGCCGAGGGTCTCATCTCCTCCTTCCCCGTCACCGTCAAGGACGGCAAGTACGAGATCGTCCAGGGCCTGGAGATCAACGAGTTCTCCCGCGCCCGTATCGACGCCTCGGTCCAGGAACTGGCGGAGGAGCGCGACGCGGTCCGCGCGCTCGGCCTCATCTGA
- a CDS encoding FHA domain-containing protein, whose protein sequence is MYSIIVVPPLCGRPDGQIRIGSGERLVFGRTETRGGLAIAHEGVPRVAGEITAHGSYWLLSNLSTDQTYVVENPEGAGEHIKVAPGRVEAPVPFEFARVVLPASGELLSFDVWAPRHSFRSADRHELTGAATAPAFALDRASRYFAVLVALCEPRLRGEPHAPLPAVEQLVDRLRPAWPQVSRSAVYWNIDYLALKLRLRPGPEVAEPGRRVNGKKESLVSLALRFDLVREDDLVTLVAATTGEVAYR, encoded by the coding sequence TTGTACAGCATCATCGTCGTACCGCCACTGTGCGGCAGGCCGGACGGCCAGATCAGGATCGGCAGCGGTGAACGGCTCGTCTTCGGCAGGACCGAGACGAGGGGCGGCCTCGCCATCGCACACGAGGGAGTGCCCCGGGTCGCCGGGGAGATCACGGCGCACGGGAGCTACTGGTTGCTGAGCAATCTGAGCACGGACCAGACCTATGTGGTGGAGAACCCGGAGGGCGCGGGCGAACACATCAAGGTCGCACCGGGCCGGGTGGAGGCGCCCGTGCCGTTCGAGTTCGCGCGGGTGGTCCTGCCCGCCTCCGGTGAGCTGCTCTCGTTCGACGTCTGGGCTCCCCGGCACAGCTTCCGCAGCGCCGACCGCCATGAGCTGACCGGCGCGGCCACCGCACCGGCGTTCGCCCTGGACCGCGCCAGCCGGTACTTCGCGGTGCTGGTCGCCCTGTGCGAGCCCCGGCTGCGCGGCGAACCGCACGCCCCGCTGCCCGCGGTCGAGCAGTTGGTGGACCGGCTGCGCCCGGCATGGCCGCAGGTCAGCCGCTCCGCCGTCTACTGGAACATCGACTACCTCGCCCTCAAGCTGCGGCTCCGGCCCGGTCCCGAGGTGGCCGAGCCCGGTCGGCGCGTCAACGGCAAGAAGGAGTCGCTGGTCTCGCTCGCGCTGCGCTTCGACCTGGTCCGCGAGGACGACCTCGTCACGCTGGTCGCGGCGACGACCGGCGAGGTGGCCTACCGATGA
- a CDS encoding protein kinase, which yields MSDQRPAPPCTPASGEAALEQAGATPLRPADPAHIGPYAPLGLLGSGGMGRVYLARPADDRPGLAAVKVIRPEYAEDAEFRRRFEREATVHGRVRTPYAPQLLGTGFDDELLWMATEYLPGLNLADAVHDCGRLEPVGMWRLVTELGRALAALTAAGVVHRDLKPSNVILSSRGAHVIDFGISQAVDSSAITTTGSRVGTPAYMSPEYLRDGRCDSASDVFSLACALVYAATGHAPFGDGTGVDVMHRVAFEEPKPEIMAEVAAADPALGALLTACLAKDPSGRPTSQQLIDTATASGYGPGPASTWQEPLGARLLERRQACEELAHATTQQTGHFRTPTQRVAAPTPGPAFGPPTPPGAYGSPTPPDQHGTAPAPGQAPVPDGTIQGSQAKKKRKKSYLAALAGSAVCAVAVSAFLVTGPLFDDTASSSPMTAETTASGDGTASPSPDSSPSSSPTSTDKERQEKDEAEKEAGGQTEDDERQGGSSGSSGGDAGVRPPTATVTATSGTGTGTGTGTAPSAAPTKSATPPADPPWITQCTYYSGAELTRYGDKNRRVTQVQCMLVKRGYGIGSAGVDGQFGTDTLSAVKRFQGDKGLSVDGDVGPDTWRALRGST from the coding sequence ATGTCGGACCAGCGGCCCGCGCCGCCCTGCACCCCGGCGTCCGGTGAGGCCGCGCTGGAACAGGCGGGGGCGACCCCGCTGCGCCCCGCCGACCCGGCGCACATCGGACCGTACGCGCCGCTCGGACTGCTCGGCAGCGGCGGCATGGGGCGGGTCTATCTGGCGCGGCCCGCCGACGACCGGCCGGGGCTCGCCGCGGTGAAGGTCATCCGGCCCGAGTACGCCGAGGACGCCGAGTTCCGGCGACGGTTCGAGCGCGAGGCCACCGTGCACGGACGGGTCCGCACTCCGTACGCGCCGCAGTTGCTCGGCACCGGGTTCGACGACGAACTGCTCTGGATGGCCACGGAGTACCTGCCCGGTCTCAACCTCGCCGACGCCGTCCACGACTGCGGCAGGCTGGAACCCGTCGGCATGTGGCGGCTGGTGACGGAACTCGGGCGGGCTCTCGCCGCGCTGACCGCCGCCGGTGTCGTACACCGGGATCTCAAGCCGTCCAACGTGATCCTGTCGTCGCGGGGCGCACACGTGATCGACTTCGGCATCTCCCAGGCCGTGGACAGCAGCGCGATCACCACCACCGGCAGTCGCGTCGGCACACCGGCGTACATGTCGCCCGAGTACCTGCGGGACGGCCGCTGCGACAGCGCCTCCGACGTGTTCTCGCTCGCCTGCGCGCTCGTCTACGCCGCGACGGGGCACGCCCCGTTCGGTGACGGCACCGGTGTCGACGTGATGCACCGGGTCGCGTTCGAGGAGCCCAAGCCGGAGATCATGGCCGAAGTCGCCGCTGCCGATCCCGCGTTGGGTGCGCTGCTGACCGCGTGCCTCGCCAAGGATCCCAGCGGACGCCCCACCTCGCAGCAGCTGATCGACACAGCCACGGCCTCCGGGTACGGCCCTGGCCCGGCGTCCACGTGGCAGGAGCCGTTGGGCGCCCGGCTGCTGGAACGGCGGCAGGCCTGCGAGGAACTGGCGCACGCCACCACCCAGCAGACAGGCCATTTCCGCACACCCACGCAACGCGTGGCCGCGCCCACCCCGGGCCCGGCCTTCGGCCCGCCGACGCCACCGGGCGCGTACGGTTCACCGACTCCGCCCGACCAGCACGGCACGGCTCCCGCTCCCGGACAGGCACCGGTTCCGGACGGGACGATCCAGGGGAGCCAGGCCAAGAAGAAGCGGAAGAAGTCGTACCTCGCCGCTCTCGCGGGTTCTGCCGTGTGCGCCGTGGCCGTGAGCGCCTTCCTGGTGACCGGTCCGCTCTTCGACGACACGGCCTCCTCGTCCCCGATGACCGCCGAGACCACCGCGTCCGGCGACGGGACGGCCTCCCCCTCGCCCGACTCCTCCCCATCCTCCTCCCCCACCAGCACGGACAAGGAGCGGCAGGAGAAGGACGAGGCGGAGAAGGAGGCGGGCGGGCAGACCGAGGACGACGAACGACAGGGCGGCTCGTCCGGTTCCAGCGGCGGCGACGCCGGGGTACGGCCGCCCACGGCCACCGTCACCGCCACGTCCGGCACCGGCACCGGCACCGGCACCGGCACCGCTCCCAGCGCCGCGCCGACCAAGTCCGCGACACCACCCGCCGATCCGCCGTGGATCACCCAGTGCACGTACTACTCCGGTGCCGAACTGACCCGGTACGGCGACAAGAACCGACGCGTCACACAGGTCCAGTGCATGCTGGTCAAGCGCGGCTACGGCATCGGTAGCGCGGGCGTCGACGGCCAGTTCGGCACCGACACCCTCTCCGCGGTCAAGCGGTTCCAGGGCGACAAGGGTCTGTCCGTCGACGGCGACGTCGGCCCCGACACCTGGAGGGCTCTTCGCGGTTCGACGTAG
- a CDS encoding WYL domain-containing protein, whose amino-acid sequence MTRQCTTPPRTRENRFTYTSPHSPGPHPTSAALGTSGVDTPAAPAVRTVKPHSLVSFDRHWSVVAWDTDRADRRAFRVDRLVPRTPAGPRFVPRELPGGDAATYLAHRLSSRVWPFRATVTLHEPAESVADRVWPGTGVLEPPDGHRCLLHLGAETYRDIAWMITSVDADFALDGSAPPGLVDALRAQALRSLAAIRRP is encoded by the coding sequence GTGACGCGACAGTGCACGACGCCGCCACGAACCAGAGAGAACCGTTTCACCTACACAAGCCCGCACAGCCCCGGCCCGCACCCCACCAGCGCCGCCCTCGGTACCAGCGGCGTCGACACCCCTGCCGCCCCCGCTGTCCGCACCGTCAAGCCGCACAGCCTCGTCAGCTTCGACCGGCACTGGTCAGTCGTCGCCTGGGACACCGACCGCGCGGACCGGCGGGCCTTCCGCGTCGACCGGCTCGTCCCGCGCACCCCGGCCGGCCCGCGCTTCGTCCCGCGCGAACTCCCGGGCGGGGACGCGGCGACGTACCTCGCCCACCGTCTCTCCTCCCGGGTCTGGCCCTTCCGGGCCACCGTCACCCTGCACGAGCCAGCCGAGTCGGTCGCCGACCGGGTCTGGCCCGGCACGGGCGTTCTCGAACCCCCCGACGGCCACCGCTGTCTGCTTCACCTGGGCGCCGAGACTTACCGGGACATCGCCTGGATGATCACCTCGGTGGACGCCGACTTCGCCCTCGACGGATCCGCCCCGCCCGGACTCGTCGACGCCCTGCGCGCCCAGGCGTTGCGCTCCCTGGCGGCGATCCGCCGTCCGTAG
- a CDS encoding sigma-70 family RNA polymerase sigma factor, with the protein MIARVRAGEPEAYAELVRAHTGIALRAARALGAGADAEDVVQQAFFKAYRSLGRFRDGAAFRPWLLSIVANETRNTVRTAGRQRTLVDREAACAEAEPLIPLSADPAVAAQETERRVALLGALEQLSEEHRLVVTYRYLRSCGSCSTAWESWAWPPAPRRVASSRRATHRPTPTGRPPPPGRRQAVPT; encoded by the coding sequence GAGCCGGAGGCGTATGCGGAGCTGGTGCGCGCCCACACGGGCATCGCGCTGCGGGCGGCCCGTGCGCTGGGCGCCGGCGCGGACGCGGAGGACGTGGTGCAGCAGGCCTTCTTCAAGGCGTACCGCTCACTGGGTCGCTTCCGGGACGGCGCGGCGTTCCGGCCATGGCTGCTGTCGATCGTTGCCAATGAGACGAGAAACACAGTGCGGACAGCCGGGCGCCAGCGCACCCTGGTCGACCGCGAGGCGGCCTGCGCGGAGGCCGAGCCACTGATACCACTGTCGGCCGACCCCGCGGTCGCCGCGCAGGAGACGGAGCGCCGCGTCGCCCTCCTGGGCGCCCTGGAACAGCTGAGCGAGGAGCACCGCCTGGTCGTCACCTACCGCTATCTGCGCAGCTGCGGAAGCTGCTCAACGGCCTGGGAGTCCTGGGCATGGCCCCCGGCGCCCCGGCGCGTGGCGAGCAGCCGTCGGGCGACTCACCGGCCTACACCGACGGGACGACCGCCGCCTCCCGGGCGACGACAAGCCGTCCCGACCTGA
- a CDS encoding DUF3017 domain-containing protein: MSGTAGTETAAEGEIAVRDPISVPDTEGKPVRATRRFPLFTKDTARPEGGGRAAPREAPAPVRQWPILVVLCTVGLGLLLTALDAFRLGTILVGAALLTGAVLRWAVPDVGMLAVRSRFTDLLTYIILGTAIVLLALMAQPKPWLEIPFLEDTLHFTVGDEAS, encoded by the coding sequence ATGTCAGGGACGGCGGGGACGGAGACGGCGGCGGAGGGCGAGATCGCGGTCCGGGATCCGATCAGTGTTCCGGATACCGAGGGGAAGCCTGTTCGGGCCACCCGGAGGTTCCCGCTGTTCACCAAGGACACGGCGCGGCCCGAGGGCGGTGGCCGGGCGGCGCCCCGGGAGGCGCCCGCGCCCGTGCGGCAGTGGCCGATCCTCGTCGTGCTGTGCACCGTGGGGCTCGGCCTGCTGCTCACCGCGCTGGACGCGTTCCGGCTCGGCACGATTCTGGTCGGGGCCGCGCTGCTCACCGGCGCGGTGCTGCGCTGGGCCGTACCGGACGTCGGCATGCTCGCCGTCCGCTCCCGCTTCACCGACCTGCTCACGTACATCATCCTGGGCACCGCCATCGTGCTCCTCGCGCTGATGGCCCAGCCCAAGCCGTGGCTGGAGATCCCCTTCCTCGAGGACACCCTGCACTTCACCGTGGGCGACGAGGCGAGCTGA